The following coding sequences are from one Bos indicus x Bos taurus breed Angus x Brahman F1 hybrid chromosome 5, Bos_hybrid_MaternalHap_v2.0, whole genome shotgun sequence window:
- the CBX6 gene encoding chromobox protein homolog 6, translated as MELSAVGERVFAAESIIKRRIRKGRIEYLVKWKGWAIKYSTWEPEENILDSRLIAAFEQKERERELYGPKKRGPKPKTFLLKARAQAEALRISDVHFSVKPSASASSPKLHSSAAVHRLKKDIRRCHRMSRRPLPRPDPQGGSPGLRPPISPFSETVRIINRKVKPREPKRNRIILNLKVIDKGPGAGGAGQGAGALARPKVPSRNRVIGKSKKFSESILRTQVRHMKFGTFALYNKPPPGPLQPPPAGKTDITASPGQGLLLAPPSAPYDARSSSSSDCPSPVPHSSEPEDAPPKLLPETTSPSAPDWREPEVLDLSLPPEAAATNKRAPPEVPAAASQALPTVPEPAGAASEPEAGDWRPEMSPCSNVVVTDVTSNLLTVTIKEFCNPEDFEKVAAGVAGAAAGGGSSGASK; from the exons ATGGAGCTGTCTGCAGTGGGCGAGCGGGTCTTCGCGGCCGAATCTATCATCAAACGGCGGATCCGAAAG gGACGCATCGAGTACCTGGTGAAATGGAAGGGGTGGGCCATCAA GTACAGCACTTGGGAGCCCGAAGAGAACATCCTGGACTCGCGGCTCATTGCAGCCTTCGAACAGAA GGAGCGGGAGCGTGAGCTGTATGGGCCCAAGAAGAGGGGACCCAAACCCAAAACTTTCCTCCTGAAG GCGCGGGCCCAGGCGGAGGCCCTCCGCATCAGCGACGTGCATTTCTCCGTCAAGCCGAGCGCCAGCGCCTCCTCGCCCAAGCTGCATTCCAGCGCTGCGGTGCACCGGCTCAAGAAGGACATCCGCCGCTGCCATCGCATGTCCCgccgccccctgccccgcccagaCCCCCAGGGGGGCAGCCCCGGCCTTCGCCCGCCCATCTCCCCTTTCTCCGAGACGGTGCGCATCATCAATCGCAAGGTCAAGCCGCGGGAGCCCAAGCGGAACCGCATTATCCTGAACCTGAAGGTGATCGACAAGGGCCCAGGCGCAGGCGGCGccgggcagggggctggggctcTTGCCCGCCCCAAAGTCCCGTCCCGGAACCGCGTCATCGGCAAGAGCAAGAAGTTCAGCGAGAGCATCCTGCGCACGCAGGTCCGCCACATGAAGTTCGGCACGTTCGCGCTGTACAACAAGCCCCCGCCCGGCCCTCTGCAGCCCCCGCCTGCCGGCAAGACCGACATCACCGCCTCCCCCGGCCAGGGGCTGCTCCTGGCGCCCCCCAGTGCCCCCTACGACGCGCGCAGCTCCAGCTCCTCCGACTGCCCCTCGCCCGTCCCGCACTCCTCCGAGCCGGAGGACGCGCCCCCCAAGCTACTCCCGGAGACCACGAGCCCGTCGGCCCCCGACTGGCGGGAGCCCGAGGTGCTTGACCTGTCCCTCCCGCCTGAGGCGGCGGCCACCAACAAGCGGGCGCCTCCCGAGGTCCCTGCAGCTGCCAGCCAGGCCCTTCCCACCGTCCCTGAGCCGGCCGGCGCCGCCTCCGAGCCCGAGGCGGGGGACTGGCGCCCTGAGATGTCACCCTGCTCCAACGTGGTCGTCACCGACGTCACCAGCAACCTACTCACGGTCACTATCAAGGAATTCTGCAACCCAGAGGATTTCGAGAAGGTGGCTGCTGGAGTAGCAGGCGCCGCAGCGGGGGGTGGCAGCAGCGGGGCGAGCAAGTAA